The sequence TAGGTTTTTTACACTAGTAAGGTGAAGTTTTCTATTTTATTTTTCTTGCTTCCTTTTCAAATAGATAATTTCTAAAATATCTCTTTGCTTAAATTTTGTAGACAATTCTGAATATTTATATAAGAAGTTTTTATATTATATATAAGTAAAATTTATTGTATAATAAAATCAATAAAGGGTAAAGGAGGGAGAAGGATGAATCTTTATATGGTGTGTTTAAAGTGTAATCCTGATATCTGTGTGGTTGTGAATGCACAAAATGAAGATTTGGCCAAGTTAAAGGGATTGGATATAATACGTTCTAATGGTTACAAATGTGATTATGCTTCTATTGAAGTTTGTTGCTTAAACACATTTTCACCTGATGGAGAGGAATATATGGTAATACCCTTTGCATCTTAAGTTTAGTATTCTTATTGAGCTGAATTGATCATTTAAAAGTTTAAAAAGACAGGCACAAAATATATATTGTTGCTTGTCTTTTTTTTCTGTAAATTGCATAATTTAACTATTACTATGAATATTTTTTCAGGAGAATAATGTATATATAGAATAATGTATATATGAATAATTTACCTATTAATAGAAAATTAAGAGAATCAGTTAAAGAGCTTATTAGCATTTCAAAAAAGTTTGAGTTAGCCAAAACTTTTTCTTTTGAAAAGTATGATATAAATAAAATTTTAAAAAGAGAACAAAATCTTCCAAAGAATTTATTATGCTTTTCAACTAAAATTATAAAACACGTTTTTAAGTACAATTTTCAAGTTGTAAATGAAAAAGATAGTTATCTAATAGGTTTCTTAAGCGAAGCTGGTAGGGATAAATTAAATTTTGCAAACAAACTTTTAATTAAGTGTTCTGAAAATCTTAAGTTGCAAAAGGACTTAAGTCTTTCCAGGTTTGAAAAAAATTATTTTTCTTTTGATGAAGAGTTTAGACTATTAGCCTATCTGCTAATAATTTATAAAATTGGGTTAAAGGTTGAATTATTTAATTTTTGTAAAAATTTTCCAATTAAATTAAATGAATTTAAAAATTATGAAAAAATAAATATTTTAGAACAAATAAAAAAAATTAACGTTAATACTGATAAAAGTATAAAAATGCCATTTATTAAAGATCTTATTTTCTGAGAATCTATTCATTTTTATAAATATTTTCCTTTTTATAAAATATTACTATTTAAAGCAATAAAATATTCTAATAGTAAAAAACTTTTTAAATATTACAAATATTTGTTAAAATTTAATAATAATATATAACTAGTATATTTCAGAAATAGGAGACAGAATATGACTGACTATGAAATTTCAAAAAACGCTAAATTAAAAAAAATTTTTGATATTGCAAAAAAATATGAAATACCTGAAGATTCATTAAGGCCATATGGTGATTATATAGCAAAAGTAGATTACAGACTTCTGTATGAGTCTAAAAAAGATTTTGGAAAACTTATATTTGTTACTGGAATTACACCTACTCCATATGGTGAGGGTAAAACTACTACAGTTATTGGATTAATAGATGCTCTTAATAGATTAGGGTATAAATCTGTCGCTTCTATAAGACAACCATCACTTGGTCCAATTTTTGGAATCAAAGGGGGAGCTGCAGGTGGAGGATATGCCCAGGTTGTGCCCATGGACGATATAAACCTTCTTTTTACGGGTGATTTTCCTGCTATAGAGTATGCAAATAATCTTTTGGCATCTCTAATTGATAATCATATTTTTCATGGAAATGAGTTAGGAATTGATTCTAGAAAGATTAGGTTTAGAAGGGCTATAGATATGAATGACAGGTCTCTTAGAAGTGTAGTTGTTGGTTTGGGTGGAAGCGCTAATGGATTTCCTAGAGAAGCAGGTTTTGATATTACTGCAGCTTCTGAAATCATGGCTATATTTGGTCTTTCATTAAACATCAACGATTTAAAAAAGAAATTAGGAGATATTTTAGTTGGTTTTTCATATGACAAAAAGCCAATTTATGCCAGAAATCTAAAAGCTGAAGGTGCCATGGCAGTAATACTAAAAAGAGCAATTAATCCAAATTTGGTTCAAACTCTTGAAAATAGTCTCGCTTTTGTGCACGGTGGGCCATTTGCAAATATAGCTCATGGTACTTCTTCTATTTTATCTATTAAACTTGCTTTAAAATTTTCAGATTATGCTGTAGTAGAAGGGGGATTTGCTACTGATCTTGGTGGCGAAAAATTTTTAGATATTATTGCAAGGCTTGGAGATTTGAAAGTATGTGCAGTGGTGATAGTAGCTACTACTAGAGCACTAAAATACCATGGTGGCTTAAATGTAGATTATATTGAAGATGGCAGTAAAAATCTTATAAGAGGTTTACAAAACTTAGAGAAACATATTGAGAATATGCAAGTATTTGGGTTAAAAGTCGTTGTTGCATTGAATAAGTTTAGTGAAGATACACAAGAAGAAATTAAAATCGTGAAGGATTTTGTTGAGTCTATGGGAGTTGGATTTGCTCTTTCAGACGTTTGGGCTCAAGGTGGTAAAGGAGGAGAAGAGTTAGCTAAGAAAATTATTGAGGTTGAGGAGGAGAGGACTCCAAGATTTATATATAAGCTTGAACAATCTCCAAAAGAGAAAATTGAAAGAATTGCCAAAACTATTTACGGTGCAAGTTTAGTAGAATATTCTCAAGAAGCAGAGGCAGATCTTAAAGATGTTTCTTTAGTGGGGATGGATAATTCCTTTGTTTGTATGGCAAAAACTCCTTTGTCGTTATCAGCTGATCCAAAGTTAATTGGTAGACCAGAGGATTTTAAGATTATGGTTAGAGAAGTTAGAATTTCTCATGGAGCCAATTTTATCGTTCCAGTGCTTGGTAAAATAATGACTATGCCTGGTCTTCCAAAAGTACCCCAGGCTGTAAAATTCGATATATTTGAAAGTGGCGAGATACAAGGAATATATTAATCTTAAGGTTTTTAAATATTTTGATTCATTTGGCTAAAATAGCAAGTTAAAATTTTATAACATATCTATACTTTCAAAGTTTTGTTTTA comes from Thermodesulfobium acidiphilum and encodes:
- a CDS encoding formate--tetrahydrofolate ligase, whose product is MTDYEISKNAKLKKIFDIAKKYEIPEDSLRPYGDYIAKVDYRLLYESKKDFGKLIFVTGITPTPYGEGKTTTVIGLIDALNRLGYKSVASIRQPSLGPIFGIKGGAAGGGYAQVVPMDDINLLFTGDFPAIEYANNLLASLIDNHIFHGNELGIDSRKIRFRRAIDMNDRSLRSVVVGLGGSANGFPREAGFDITAASEIMAIFGLSLNINDLKKKLGDILVGFSYDKKPIYARNLKAEGAMAVILKRAINPNLVQTLENSLAFVHGGPFANIAHGTSSILSIKLALKFSDYAVVEGGFATDLGGEKFLDIIARLGDLKVCAVVIVATTRALKYHGGLNVDYIEDGSKNLIRGLQNLEKHIENMQVFGLKVVVALNKFSEDTQEEIKIVKDFVESMGVGFALSDVWAQGGKGGEELAKKIIEVEEERTPRFIYKLEQSPKEKIERIAKTIYGASLVEYSQEAEADLKDVSLVGMDNSFVCMAKTPLSLSADPKLIGRPEDFKIMVREVRISHGANFIVPVLGKIMTMPGLPKVPQAVKFDIFESGEIQGIY